In one Brienomyrus brachyistius isolate T26 chromosome 5, BBRACH_0.4, whole genome shotgun sequence genomic region, the following are encoded:
- the bsk146 gene encoding serine/threonine-protein kinase SBK1, translated as MSASSPLSSRTSIDILEELQAIAAKNLEKLEVNKYYEVIRELGKGTYGKVDLVIHKIRGTKMALKFLRKKTTKLKSFLREYSISLYLSSFPYIINMFGIAFETDEYYVFAQEYAPAGDLFDIIPPQVGLPEIVAKRCVHQVAVALDYLHFKKLVHRDIKPENILIFDKECRKVKLSDFGMTRRAGSPVKRVSGTIPYTAPELCDASKHEGFCVDYSTDVWAFGVLLFCMLTGNFPWEKALPSDTFYEEFVRWQRRRGGSVPSQWRRFTDDALRMFRKLLSIEQDRRCPVKEVFNYYNHCWMLDNESGGANGHPGTEISPSSSEEDLLVDRMKQQTLSPPCGVAKGGVVMEPAAHHFSSVSTNGSLSPPSSYERVSRDSAPGGRILVATPIEICV; from the exons ATGAGTGCTTCCTCTCCCCTGTCGTCGCGGACGTCCATTGACATCCTCGAGGAGCTGCAGGCGATTGCGGCCAAGAACTTGGAGAAGCTGGAGGTCAACAAATACTATGAGGTCATCCGGGAACTCGGAAAAGGGACCTACGGCAAGGTGGACCTCGTCATCCACAAAATCAGAG GCACGAAGATGGCCCTGAAATTCCTCAGAAAGAAAACTACCAAGCTGAAGAGCTTCCTGAGGGAGTACAGCATCTCCCTGTACCTGTCCTCTTTTCCCTACATCATCAATATGTTCGGCATCGCCTTTGAGACGGATGAGTACTATGTCTTCGCCCAGGAATACGCCCCGGCAGGCGATCTCTTTGACATCATTCCTCCACAG GTGGGTCTTCCGGAGATTGTGGCCAAACGCTGTGTTCACCAGGTGGCCGTCGCCCTCGACTACCTGCACTTTAAGAAGCTGGTGCACCGCGACATCAAGCCGGAGAACATCCTGATCTTCGACAAGGAGTGCCGCAAGGTGAAGCTGTCGGACTTCGGCATGACGCGCCGGGCCGGCTCGCCGGTGAAGCGCGTCAGCGGCACCATCCCCTACACGGCGCCAGAGCTGTGCGACGCCTCCAAGCACGAGGGCTTCTGCGTGGACTACAGCACCGACGTGTGGGCTTTCGGTGTGCTCCTCTTCTGCATGCTCACCGGGAACTTCCCCTGGGAGAAGGCCCTGCCCTCCGACACCTTCTACGAGGAGTTTGTGAGGTGGCAGCGCCGCCGGGGAGGCTCGGTGCCCTCCCAATGGCGGCGCTTCACGGACGACGCGCTCCGCATGTTCCGCAAGCTGCTCTCCATCGAGCAGGATCGCCGCTGCCCCGTCAAGGAGGTCTTCAACTACTACAACCACTGCTGGATGCTAGACAACGAGAGTGGCGGCGCCAACGGGCACCCCGGTACCGAGATCAGCCCATCCTCCTCCGAAGAGGACTTGCTTGTGGACCGCATGAAGCAGCAGACACTGTCGCCGCCGTGTGGCGTGGCCAAGGGCGGCGTTGTCATGGAGCCAGCGGCCCACCACTTTTCCTCCGTGTCCACCAATGGGTCACTCTCCCCCCCCAGCAGCTACGAGCGCGTCTCTCGTGACAGTGCCCCCGGTGGCCGCATTCTAGTAGCGACGCCGATAGAGATATGTGTGTAG